One Pongo pygmaeus isolate AG05252 chromosome 10, NHGRI_mPonPyg2-v2.0_pri, whole genome shotgun sequence genomic window carries:
- the ZNF664 gene encoding zinc finger protein 664 — translation MIYKCPMCREFFSERADLFMHQKIHTAEKPHKCDKCDKGFFHISELHIHWRDHTGEKVYKCDDCGKDFSTTTKLNRHKKIHTVEKPYKCYECGKAFNWSSHLQIHMRVHTGEKPYVCSECGRGFSNSSNLCMHQRVHTGEKPFKCEECGKAFRHTSSLCMHQRVHTGEKPYKCYECGKAFSQSSSLCIHQRVHTGEKPYRCCGCGKAFSQSSSLCIHQRVHTGEKPFKCDECGKAFSQSTSLCIHQRVHTKERNHLKISVI, via the coding sequence ATGATCTACAAGTGCCCCATGTGTAGGGAATTTTTCTCTGAGAGAGCAGATCTTTTTATGCATCAGAAAATTCACACAGCTGAGAAGCCCCATAAATGTGACAAGTGTGATAAGGGTTTCTTTCATATATCAGAACTTCATATTCATTGGAGAGACCATACAGGAGAGAAGGTCTATAAATGTGATGATTGTGGTAAGGATTTTAGCACTACAACAAAACTTAATAGACATAAGAAAATCCACACAGTGGAGAAGCCCTATAAATGTTACGAGTGTGGCAAAGCCTTCAATTGGAGCTCCCATCTTCAAATTCATATGAGAGTTCATACAGGTGAGAAACCGTATGTCTGTAGTGAGTGTGGAAGGGGCTTTAGTAATAGTTCAAACCTTTGCATGCATCAGAGAGTCCACACCGGAGAGAAGCCCTTTAAATGTGAAGAGTGTGGGAAGGCCTTCAGGCACACCTCCAGCCTCTGCATGCATCAAAGAgtccacacaggagagaaaccctataaatgttaTGAGTGTGGGAAGGCGTTCAGTCAGAGTTCGAGCCTCTGCATCCACCAGAGagtccacactggagagaaaccctatagaTGTTGTGGATGTGGGAAGGCCTTCAGTCAGAGTTCGAGCCTGTGCATCCACCAGAGAgtccacacaggagagaaaccttTCAAATGTGATGAGTGCGGAAAGGCCTTCAGTCAGAGTACGAGCCTCTGCATCCACCAGAGAGTCCACACAAAGGAGAGAAACCATCTCAAAATATCAGTTATATAA